From Sulfurovum zhangzhouensis, one genomic window encodes:
- a CDS encoding response regulator transcription factor has protein sequence MNILLIEDDLDIQELLKDYLKNYNFFVFAYDNPIQALQELTENNNYDMVVLDLMLPRIDGFEVCKRIRAISNIPIIISSARGNLGDKVAAFEYGADDYLAKPYEPKELIIRINAILRRTSKQISKKRIGEFEIDEDKMEISQEDHVLSLTKIEYEIFLFLLDNPNKVLSRESIAQHLGNEHTDRAIDMHISNIRNKIFDDPKAPKYIKSIWGIGYKFIG, from the coding sequence ATGAACATATTGTTAATCGAAGATGATCTTGATATACAAGAACTCCTGAAAGATTATCTGAAAAACTATAATTTTTTTGTATTTGCATATGACAATCCTATACAGGCATTGCAGGAACTAACAGAAAACAATAATTATGATATGGTAGTACTCGATCTTATGTTACCGCGAATCGACGGCTTTGAAGTATGTAAAAGGATAAGGGCTATCAGCAACATTCCTATCATTATCTCTAGTGCCAGAGGAAATCTAGGGGACAAAGTGGCTGCATTTGAATATGGAGCTGATGATTACCTTGCAAAGCCCTATGAACCCAAAGAACTGATCATCAGGATCAATGCTATACTCAGAAGAACTTCAAAACAAATCTCAAAAAAAAGAATCGGTGAATTTGAAATCGATGAAGACAAGATGGAGATATCCCAGGAAGATCATGTACTCTCCCTTACGAAAATAGAGTATGAGATATTCCTCTTCTTGCTAGACAATCCCAATAAAGTACTATCCAGAGAAAGCATAGCGCAACATCTTGGAAATGAACATACAGACCGAGCCATAGATATGCATATAAGCAATATAAGAAATAAAATATTTGATGATCCCAAAGCACCCAAATACATTAAATCTATCTGGGGCATAGGATATAAGTTCATAGGATAA
- a CDS encoding Spy/CpxP family protein refolding chaperone — MKYLWIVLLLFTFLFADDHKEEHHHYYSKDLTYLNLSHEQQRSIKKVLKEYRKELKMYRELKENTIGSKQKLFEQERFDQNALITLDIKLAQKAAQIEANFLTNIHTILTKEQRKLFIKHIDEWEIE, encoded by the coding sequence ATGAAATATCTTTGGATCGTACTATTGCTATTTACCTTTTTATTTGCTGATGATCATAAAGAAGAACACCATCACTACTACAGTAAAGACTTAACCTATCTGAATTTAAGCCATGAACAGCAAAGGAGCATCAAAAAAGTACTCAAAGAGTACCGAAAAGAACTCAAAATGTACAGAGAGCTTAAGGAGAATACTATAGGCTCAAAGCAAAAATTGTTTGAACAAGAGCGTTTCGACCAAAATGCGCTTATCACTCTGGATATCAAACTGGCACAAAAAGCAGCACAGATAGAAGCTAACTTTTTAACCAATATCCATACGATACTGACAAAAGAGCAAAGAAAACTTTTTATCAAACATATCGATGAATGGGAAATAGAATGA
- a CDS encoding cytochrome b/b6 domain-containing protein: MKEQSKYQTTVDGMTKSYIWPLFNRVLHIALIAFFSISFILGDMDNLLDYHAIFGILFALLFVIRIIWGFIGPKYSKFKDFNFNKNDLKEYLLSPFQHTKEYIGHNPASSFAIIAMMILSLFTALTGMLAYGIEKNHGILSFLHSDYFKQMELFEELHEIAANMLLGMIAIHVAGSLIDRFIKKGDAIDSMISGYKKLSSNIEIRMNIFQKIFTIVSLILFVYAFYYMISTKNDNIMIASAYQKQDYSRIHPEFANECGSCHMTYPPYLLPRQSWVKMMQDLENHFGDDASIDAKTNLSILAFLKENSAENSTHEAAFKILKSLKENNSTIAITKTPYWKGRHKHINNEIFSSQEVKSKANCTACHQNIEYGLIENTLIKVPQKKG, from the coding sequence CTTTTTTCAGTATCAGTTTTATACTGGGCGATATGGATAATCTTCTGGATTATCATGCGATATTTGGGATACTTTTCGCCCTTTTGTTTGTGATCAGGATCATTTGGGGTTTTATCGGGCCAAAATACTCGAAGTTCAAAGATTTTAATTTCAACAAAAATGATCTGAAAGAATATCTTCTTTCACCATTCCAACATACAAAAGAGTATATTGGACACAATCCGGCATCGAGTTTTGCGATCATTGCTATGATGATACTCAGTCTGTTCACTGCACTGACGGGAATGCTCGCTTATGGTATAGAAAAGAACCATGGGATCTTATCATTTCTGCATAGTGATTACTTCAAACAGATGGAGCTTTTTGAGGAACTGCATGAAATAGCTGCCAATATGCTGCTCGGAATGATAGCTATCCATGTTGCCGGAAGTTTGATAGACAGGTTTATCAAAAAAGGCGATGCGATAGACTCAATGATAAGCGGTTACAAAAAACTCTCATCAAACATAGAGATAAGGATGAATATCTTTCAAAAAATATTTACCATCGTAAGTTTGATACTCTTTGTCTATGCTTTTTACTATATGATATCGACAAAGAATGATAACATCATGATCGCCAGTGCATATCAAAAACAAGACTATTCCAGGATACATCCGGAGTTTGCAAATGAATGTGGAAGCTGCCATATGACCTACCCACCTTATCTGCTCCCCAGGCAGTCATGGGTAAAGATGATGCAGGATCTTGAAAACCATTTTGGAGACGATGCGAGCATAGATGCAAAAACCAATCTTTCAATATTGGCATTTCTCAAAGAGAACAGTGCAGAGAACTCGACCCATGAAGCTGCTTTCAAGATACTAAAAAGTCTAAAAGAGAATAATAGTACAATAGCAATAACCAAAACACCATATTGGAAAGGCCGACACAAGCATATCAATAATGAGATCTTTTCGAGCCAGGAAGTAAAAAGCAAAGCAAATTGCACTGCCTGCCATCAAAATATCGAATATGGGCTTATAGAGAATACTCTCATAAAAGTCCCTCAAAAGAAAGGATAG